The genomic region GTTGGCTTAGAAGCAGCCATCATTTAAAGAGTGCGTAATAGCTCACTGGTCGAGTGACTCTGCGCCGAAAATATACCGGGGCTAAACGTATCACCGAAGCTGCGGATTGTACCGTTGGTACAATGGTAGGAGAGCGTTCTAAGCGCAGCGAAGTCCGATCGGAAGAACGGGTGGAGCGCTTAGAAGTGAGAATGCCGGTATGAGTAGCGAAAGACAAGTGAGAATCTTGTCCACCGAAAGCCTAAGGTTTCCTGAGGAAGGCTCGTCCGCTCAGGGTTAGTCGGGACCTAAGCCGAGGCCGAAAGGCGTAGGCGATGGAAAACAGGTTGACATTCCTGTACCACCTTTCATCCGTTTGAGCAATGGGGTGACGCAGGAGGATAGGGAAGCGTGCTGATGGATATGCACGTCCAAGCAGTGAGAGTGATGAGCAGGCAAATCCGTTCATCGTAAGCTCGGGCTGTGATGGGGAGGGAAATAGAGTACCGAAGTTTCTGATTTCACACTGCCAAGAAAAGCCTCTCGTGAGGATGAGGGTGCCCGTACCGCAAACCGACACAGGTAGGCGAGGAGAGAATCCTAAGGTGAGCGGGATAACTCTCGTTAAGGAACTCGGCAAAATGACCCCGTAACTTCGGGAGAAGGGGTGCTCGTTCAGGCTTCGGTCTGGATGAGCCGCAGTGAAAAGGCCCAAGCGACTGTTTATCAAAAACACAGGTCTCTGCGAAGCCGAAAGGCGAAGTATAGGGGCTGACACCTGCCCGGTGCTGGAAGGTTAAGAGGATGAGTTAGCCCTTCGGGCGAAGCTCTGAATCGAAGCCCCAGTAAACGGCGGCCGTAACTATAACGGTCCTAAGGTAGCGAAATTCCTTGTCGGGTAAGTTCCGACCCGCACGAAAGGTGCAACGACTTGGGCACTGTCTCAACGAGAGACCCGGTGAAATTATACTATGCGTGAAGATGCGCATTACCCGCGACAGGACGGAAAGACCCCGTGGAGCTTTACTGTAGCCTGATATTGAATGTTGGTACAGCTTGTACAGGATAGGTGGGAGCCATCGAAACCGGAGCGCTAGCTTCGGTGGAGGCGCCGGTGGGATACCACCCTGGCTGTACGGACATTCTAACCCAGAACCGTGATCCGGTTCGGAGACAGTGTCAGGTGGGCAGTTTGACTGGGGCGGTCGCCTCCTAAAGAGTAACGGAGGCGCCCAAAGGTTCCCTCAGAATGGTTGGAAATCATTCGCAGAGTGTAAAGGCAGAAGGGAGCTTGACTGCGAGACCTACAAGTCGAGCAGGGACGAAAGTCGGGCTTAGTGATCCGGCGGTACCGAATGGAAGGGCCGTCGCTCAACGGATAAAAGCTACCCCGGGGATAACAGGCTTATCTCCCCCAAGAGTCCACATCGACGGGGAGGTTTGGCACCTCGATGTCGGCTCATCGCATCCTGGGGCTGTAGTCGGTCCCAAGGGTTGGGCTGTTCGCCCATTAAAGCGGTACGCGAGCTGGGTTCAGAACGTCGTGAGACAGTTCGGTCCCTATCCGTCGTGGGCGTTGGAAATTTGAGAGGAGCTGTCCTTAGTACGAGAGGACCGGGATGGACACACCGCTGGTGTACCAGTTGTTCCGCCAGGAGCACGGCTGGGTAGCTACGTGTGGAAGGGATAAGTGCTGAAAGCATCTAAGCATGAAGCCCCCCTCAAGATGAGATTTCCCATCATTTTAAATGAGTAAGATTCCTCAGAGACGATGAGGTAGATAGGTCCGAGGTGGAAGCGTGGTGACATGTGCAGCTGACGGATACTAATCAATCGAGGACTTAACTTATACGAAAAGCGTAGGCGAGCTTATGCGAGCCGGAGCTGGACAACACGAAAAGCGTAGGCGACTGTTCAAACAGGAGCTGGACACATAAAAAGCGCAGACGGACCCACAAGTCCAATGTATGCTCACATGATTGCCTTTCTTATCTAGTTTTGAAGGTGCTCATCACCTGAATTGAATAATGCTAAGGAAGTTCTGCTAAGAACGCTCACGTCCTATGAGCAACGCAGAACGACCTACATCCTGTAGGCCCAGTGGCGATGGCGGAGAGGTCACACCTGTTCCCATTCCGAACACAGTAGTTAAGCTCTCCAGCGCCGATGGTAGTTGGGGTTCTTCCCCTGCGAGAGTAGGATGCTGCTGGGCAGACCAAAAGACCTTGGAATCTAAAATGATTCAAGGTCTTTTTTTATAGTTCTAGGAAATTATAAAATAGGCGAATTTTGGATAAGAAAAACAGGTGAGGCCACGTCCGGCTCTAGCGACTAGGGATACTTCTTTTACCTCCGTAAGATCAGTCAACATCGACTCTCAAGGTTCGTCATGTTTCCTTTTCCGCATGTTTACTGTCTGTAAAACCTCTGTAGAAATAAATGAGGTCAACAGCCAGTAAACGGATGCTTACGACTTTGCTCTGTTAGTGAAACTATTTTTTCATAAAAAGTACTCCCCTTAAGCAGAGTTCAATCTGTTGACTTAGGGGGAGCTTTTCATTAATTGTATGATTTCCTGTTCTTTATTATTTTCTGACGGAATAATTGCTCGCTTTCTTTTTATTTTATCGCACATTAACAAGCCATATCCCCTCACTTCAAGTCTTGAGGGGACCCCAAGAGTAAATGGGGGATAAACGGCCAGTAAGTTCAACTAACCGTCAGTGGGTGATGGAGAACCCCCCATGACGGAAGTTTCACTTTATCTATGAAAACTGTGTTAATTGATTAATAACCTTCAGCCTATCCACAAAGTACTGATAATTTTCATCTCCTGGCTCAGTCTGGATCATTTCCTGCTCGCAGTCTGAGCAGATAAATGCCGTATATACTTTAATTCCTTTCGTTTTTTCCTTGTTACAAACGTTGCATAGTTTTTTAGTTATGGTTTGTTCACTCATCTTCCCCACCTCCATTTTCTATCATTTCCTAATCTAATAGTTTCTATACATGTTTATTATTTTTACTATCTTATTCATTGTTTTGTGCATTGGGATAGGTCAGGGATATAGTTAAAGACATAAATATAATAAAAATACCGGTCAGGTAATTGAGAGGTTTTATTACGGCGTCCATTTCACAACTTAAATCTTCCATGCTAGTATTAGTATCGTACAATCGAAATCAGGTATACCATCATTAAGGAGTATTTATTTATATGAGTGATTCCCAAAGTCAGCTACCCTTATTTCAAGTATTATTGAAGCACGCAGGTTTAGATGCATCCTCGTTTCACGTTCCTGGTCATAAAAACGGAATGATTTTTTCGGATGAAGGATATGATGTGTTTAAATCGATATTGCCTTATGATTTAACAGAGATTACGGGATTGGATGATTTGCATCACCCTGAATCAGCCATTAAGGAAGCCCAGGAGTTAACGGCTCAATTGTACGATGTTGAATCCACCTTTTTCTTAGTAGGAGGAACAACAGCTGGGAACCTGGCTATGATTTTATCTGTGTGCGGGCCAGAGGATTGCATTATTGTGCAGCGTAATTGTCATAAATCTATTATGAACGCTATTGAGCTGGCTGGGGCTAAGCCTGTCTTTATTTCCCCGGTCTATGAGGAACAAACCGGACGGTACAGCCGAATAAATGTATCTACTGTTCAGGAAACCTTGGCTGACTATCCCTATGCAAAAGCACTGGTTCTGACTTATCCTGATTACTTTGGCCATACATACAATATTCAGCCTATGATTGAAGCTGCTCACCAATATCAAATTCCTGTTCTCGTGGATGAAGCACATGGAGCTCATTTTATTTTAGGTAATCCATTTCCGCTTTCATCCGTTTCATTAGGTGCTGATATTGTTGTCCAATCCGCACATAAAATGCTTCCGGCCCTGACGATGTCCTCCTATTTACATTTTCAGTCATCGCTGGTATCAAAGGATAAAATCAGACACTATTTACAAATGGTGCAATCCAGCAGTCCTTCCTATCCACTGATGGCCTCCCTTGATCTGGCAAGGCATTTTTTGGCCCATATAGACGAAGGGCAGATTAAACAGATGGTTACCCATGCTAATCAAATCAGAGGCATATTGGATCAATCCACGCTTTGGGATGTAGTACCTGTTTATAACCAGGTGGATGACCCTTTAAAAATCACTTTACAGATTCATCCAGGTGTGGAGGCCCAGAGAGTATTGCATACGTTTGAACAGCGGAAGGTTTATCCGGAATTAGCAACAACAAGCCATCTCCTTCTCATTTCGGGATTAGGTATGAATGAAAGAGATCTACAAAGAATATCACGTGTTGTAAATAACTTTGATCATCAATTAAAAACGGGAAAGGGACATGGTAAAATAGAAGAAACAGCTGTTTACCCTGTTGAAATAAGTGAGCTACCTTATTCATTAAACGATTTACACAAAATGGATAATATATGGGCTACCTGGGAGCATGCGATTGGAAAACTGGCAGGAGAAATGATTATTCCATATCCACCAGGTGTTCCCCTGCTTATTAAGGGAGAACGAATAGAACGCTGGCACAGGGATGTCATGCTGTCCTGTTTAAAGGCAGGGCAGCATATACAATCTGAAAGTAATGATTTATACAAAGGTTTACGGACTTTTGTTGAATAACTACAGAGGAGAATGAACAAGTGAAAGGACTATTTATTACTTTTGAGGGCGGAGAGGGAGCAGGCAAAACCTCTATTATTGAAGAATTAAATGAAAAATTACTTGAAAAGGGCTATCAAACCATTAAGACCAGAGAACCTGGCGGGATAAAGATTTCGGAAAAAATACGTGAGGTGATTCTGGATCGCTCTCATACGGAAATGGATGCACGAACGGAAGCCCTTCTTTATGCAGCTGCCAGAAGACAGCATCTGGCAGAAAAGGTGATTCCAAAGCTGGAACAAGGGTTTATTATATTGTGTGACCGTTTTATTGACAGTAGTCTGGTTTATCAGGGCTATGCAAGAGGATTAGGGATTGAGGATGTCTATGATATTAACCGGTTTGCCATTCAGGATTGTATGCCTGATGTAACCTTTCTATTAGATATACCGCCTGAAAAAGGGCTGGAGCGAATACGGGGAAATGCTGAAAGAGAACAGAACCGGCTGGATTTAGAGGAGCTGTCCTTTCATAAAAAGGTACATGAGGGCTATCAGCTGATCGCTGACCGTTTCCCTGAACGAATCAGACGTATTGATGCGGGACAACCTTTCAACCAGGTTTTGGAGGCTTCAGTAAAGGAATTAGATGCCTATTTAAGATAATCAACATTTTAACGAATCGTTCATATGGTATAATATAGGCCTTCAGTTACAGGCCTATAACCATTGCGATGTTCCTTCTTTAAATCTTCTGAGCACTTTGCAAGTTCTATTTTCCCAGTAAATCACTCCATATTCATTGTATATTGTAAAGCTTGTTTATAGGAAAATATGATAAAATAGATGTAACAACTTGTGCGGTAGGTATTTGTGGTTATTTCAAAATTCAAGGGTTCACGGCCCGGAAAGGACAAGGAGGGAAAACCATGAAATTATTACTTGCTGTTGTACAGGATAAGGACGTCAACCGTTTAACCGATGCCCTGTCAGAAGAGAATTTTCAGACAACGAAGCTTTCTTCAACGGGTGGATTTTTACGGGAAGGAAATACCACATTAATCATCGGTGTGGATGATGATCGTGTGGATCCTGCACTTGATATTATCAGAAAGAATTGCAGTCACAGGGAGCAAATGGTAGCACCGATTTCACCAATGGGCGGAAATGCAGATTCTTATATTCCTAAACCTGTTAAAATTGAAGTCGGCGGAGCAACGGTATTTGTCCTGCCTGTTGATGCATTTTATCAATTTTAATTTGAAAATGAGGAGGGCGTGGGTTTGAAGATAGGCCAGGAGATTCGTTCACAGTTAGATCCTTCACAAAAAAATCCACCATTAAAATCAGTACAAGGGAACAACTTTCATTCTGCTATTCGTACGGAACAGCAGCAGATGAGAGAAACAGAGCTAAAACGTCTGCTGGAGCAGATAACAGCTCAAGGAGATAAAGTAGCCCGTTTCCGTTCCTTCAAAGACTTATCCAAATTTAAGGGATTAGTCAAACAATTTGTAAAAGAGGCTGTACAATACGGTTTAGATTTAAAGCAGACGAGAAACTTTTCGATGAACGGACAAAGCCGGAAGCTGACGACGGTGGATACGATTGATGAAAAATTGGTTGAATTAACAGACTCTGTTTTTGACCAGGAAAAGAAATCGATGGACATTTTAGAGCAAATTGGTGAAATTAAAGGATTATTAGTGAATTTATATACGTAGAAAGTAGTGACGGATTGTGAAGACATGGAGTGAGTTTGAAGAAGTTCAGCCAATTGTCTCTCAAATGCTGAAAAACAGTATTAAGAAGGGGAGAATTTCCCACGCCTATTTATTTCAGGGACCCAAAGGCACAGGTAAAAAGGAAGCAGGCCTATTATTAGCCAAAAGCTACTTTTGTCAGTATAAAGAGGATCATAAACCGTGTGATGCGTGTCGCGATTGCAGACGGATTGATTCCGGTAATCATCCGGATGTCCATATGATTGTCCCCGATGGTCAATCGATTAAAAAGGAGCAAATTGCTCATCTGCAAAAGGAATTCACCTATACAGGTCTTGAATCCAATCAAAAGGTATATATTCTGCAATCGGCTGATACAATGACAACGAATGCTGCAAACCAATTATTAAAGTTCCTGGAAGAGCCTAAACGAAGCACATTAGCCATTCTCTTGACGGAAAATGGACAATCTATACTTAATACGATTCGTTCCAGATGCCAGATTATGTCATTTAAATCCTTAAATACTGATCAACTGGAAAAGCAGTTGGCAGCCAGTGGAATGAGTGAATCCTTTCGAAAATTAACGGCATCGTTAACAAATGATTTAGAGGAAGCTCAGGCGATGGCTGAGGATGATTGGTTTGCTAAAGGTCGAAGTATAGTGATAAAATTAATAAAGGTACTATTAGAAGAAAAAGATGAAGCGTTTCTTTTTCTTCATCAACAATGGTTGCCCCATTTTCAGGATAAGGAACAGAACCAATTGGGCTTGGATTTATTGCTCATTTGGTATCGTGATTTTGTTTCCTATACGATAGAAAGAGAAGAGGCCATTATATATACAGATGAAAAGAAGAAGTTTGAAAATTTCTCCTTTTCTTTATCTCGTCATCAGGCTACGCAAGCGTTAAAGCAAATATCTGAAGCCAAAAATAAACTTAAGGCAAATGTAAATCCTGCACTTGTCATGGAGGAATTAGTGCTTCAATTACAGAGGTGATCAAATGGTTGAAGTTATCGGAGTACGGTTCAAACAGGCGGGAAAAATCTATTACTTCGACCCAAATGGTCTGCCATTAACGACAGATCATTATGTTATTGTTGAAACGGCGCGTGGCATTGAATTTGGGAAAGTAGTGATTGCGCCCAGACAGGTTGATGAGGAGGATGTTGTTCTTCCTTTAAAGAGAGTGATCCGTGTTGCTGATGAAAAGGATAAAGTAACCGTTTTAGAAAATAAGGATAAGTCACAGGAAGCCTATGAGGTCTGCAATGAAAAAATTGCTCATCATGATTTGGATATGAAGCTTGTAGATGTAGAATATACCTTTGATCGAAATAAGGTTATTTTTTACTTTACAGCTGATGGACGTGTCGATTTCCGCAATTTGGTTAAGGACCTGGCAGCTATCTTTAAAACACGAATTGAGTTACGGCAGATTGGTGTTCGTGATGAGGCCAAGCTATTGGGTGGAATCGGCCCTTGCGGAAGAATGCTTTGCTGTTCAACGTTTTTAGGAGATTTTGAACCCGTATCAATAAAAATGGCAAAAGATCAAAACCTATCCTTGAATCCAGCAAAAATTTCAGGTTTATGTGGTCGTTTAATGTGCTGTTTAAAGTATGAAAATGACGATTACGAACAGGCAAAGAAGGAATTGCCGGATATCGGTGAAGCTATAGATACACCTCATGGCCCAGGAAAAGTCGTAGGACTGAACATATTAGATCGTGTGGTTCAAATTGAAATTGAAGATGGTGCACGAGTGATTGAATATACATTGAAAGAGCTGATCAACGAAGGAGTTGTATCTACGTAAGCCACAAAGTAATGGGGTGGGGAACCAGCGTGAATAAAAAGGAATTATTTGATCGATTTACGTATTTGGAAAAACAAATTGGTGAACTACATGAACAGTTTGGTGAATTAAAAGGAAATTTGGTTCAACTCATTGAGGAAAATCATCATCTTTCAGTAGAAAACCATCACTTACGCAAAAGGTTAGAATCTGAGCACGACCAAAACGTAGAACAGAAAGATAAGGAAAATGGAGTACCTGATGACGAAGAAGCGACCCAAAGTGCTGTAGGGGAAGGCTATGATAACCTGGCCCGTATATATGAAGAAGGCTTCCACATTTGCAACGTGCACTTCGGAAGTCCAAGAGGGGATGAGGATTGTTTATTTTGCCTCTTATTTTTAAATAAACAGGCTTAAGGACATAGGTGGAAGTGCCCGTTTGCCCAATGGTGACTCTACAGTTGCCTCCTGATGGGAGTTTCACTTTCTCCACAATGGCTCAATTTTATCATTTGCTATATAATTAAAAAGCTGAGGCACTCGCCTCAGCTTTTCTGTACCCTTTGTCGGAAGGCTGGCAAAGGATTGTATTACATAAGAGAGGTTTGGTAATTGTGAAGCTTAAGGATGATGAACGACTGGATTATTTATTATCAGAAGAAGACATGCGCATCATTCAAAGCCCGACGATTTTTGCTTTTTCATTAGATGCGGTTTTATTATCGAAATTTGCATATGTACCGATTAAAAAGGGAAATATCCTGGATTTATGCACCGGGAATGGGGTCATTCCTTTGTTGCTCTCCCGTCGTTCAAAAGCAAAAATTACAGGTGTGGAAATTCAGAATCGGCTGCATGATATGGCGCTTCGTAATGTAGAGCTGAACAAGCTGAATGAACAGATTCAGATGGTGAAAGGTGATTTGCGTGACATGCCTGAGAGGTTGGGGCATGGAACGTATGATGTTGTAACATGCAATCCTCCTTATTTTCAAACGCAAACCAAAGAGGGGCGAAATCTCAATGATTATCAGGCGATTGCCCGGCATGAGATTTACGGGAATCTAGAGGATGTAGTGAAGTCCTGCAGCAAACTCGTTCGTCCCGGGGGTAAGGTTGCCTTGGTCCATCGCCCGGGTCGATTAGTGGATTTAATCACTTATTTTCGGAAATACCGTCTGGAACCCAAACGTATTCAGCTGGTTTATCCTAAATTCGGAAGGGAAGCGAACACCCTTTTAATAGAAGGAACTCGGGATGGGAAAGCTGATACCAGGATTTTACCTCCTTTGTATGTATACAATGAGGAAGACGAATATACAGAAGAGTTACAGGAAATTTTGTATGGCAATAGATAGACAGGAAAGGCAGGAAAACCATGCAAATTCAAAAGAGCTATGAAAACCATGAGGAAGGTGTCCTTTATATTGTTCCAACTCCGATTGGAAACTTGGAGGATATTACATTCCGTGCATTACGAACATTGAAGGAAGTGGATATTATTGCTGCTGAGGATACCAGACAGACCCAAAAGCTGCTGAATCACTTTGAAATATCCACGCCGACGATGAGCTATCATGAGCATAATAAGGGAAGTGCTGGTCACAAAATTGTCGGATTTCTGGAAGCCCATAAACAGGTAGCGTTAGTAAGTGATGCAGGTATGCCTGTGATTTCCGACCCTGGTTTTGAAATGATAACTGAAGCCAATCGGATAGGAAGGGTTATCGTATTACCCGGAGCCAATGCGGCTCTCTGTGCTTTAATAGGTTCCGGATTACCGGCCGAACAGTTTTATTTCTATGGGTTTTTGCCGCGGAAAAAGAAAGAGTTAAAAGCAGTTCTGGATGATTTGAAATACATAAAGGCAACTCTTGTTTTTTATGAGTCTCCCCATCGAATAAAAGAAACGGTAAAAGGATTGGAAAGTAGTTTAGGATCTGAACGCAGAATGGTTCTGGCAAGGGAGCTTACGAAGCGTTATGAGGAATATATCAGGGGGACGAGCCAGGAGGTTTTACAGTGGTTAGGCAGTGAGGAAGCACAAATACGGGGAGAATTTTGTGTTGTTGTGGAAGGTTCCAATGAAGACAGACTGGAAGAGGAAAAGTGGTGGGATGGCCTCTCTATCACCGAACATGTGAATGCATATATCCAAAATCAGGATATGACCAATAAGGATGCAATAAAGCAGACAGCAAAGGACAGGGGGATGCAGAAAAGAGAGGTTTATCAAATCTTTCATCAATCATAAAAAGGGTTGCCATGAACTGGCAACCCTTTTCCCATTCCAAACCAATTGAAGACTATGCGTCAACTTTATCTTTAAGTTCGCTTAATAATTGTTCAGCAGCCTGTTTGCTTAGGGTTAACTTCCCATCAGCAAAAGATATATTATCATCAGATACTTCCCCGGTCAGCAGGCAAGTATTTGATGGCGCGTATTTTTTTAAGACGATTTGATCATCGTCTACGTAAATCTCTAGAGAATCCTTTTCGTGGATATCCAGTGTACGACGCAAT from Virgibacillus sp. MSP4-1 harbors:
- a CDS encoding stage 0 sporulation family protein, which produces MVEVIGVRFKQAGKIYYFDPNGLPLTTDHYVIVETARGIEFGKVVIAPRQVDEEDVVLPLKRVIRVADEKDKVTVLENKDKSQEAYEVCNEKIAHHDLDMKLVDVEYTFDRNKVIFYFTADGRVDFRNLVKDLAAIFKTRIELRQIGVRDEAKLLGGIGPCGRMLCCSTFLGDFEPVSIKMAKDQNLSLNPAKISGLCGRLMCCLKYENDDYEQAKKELPDIGEAIDTPHGPGKVVGLNILDRVVQIEIEDGARVIEYTLKELINEGVVST
- the holB gene encoding DNA polymerase III subunit delta'; this translates as MKTWSEFEEVQPIVSQMLKNSIKKGRISHAYLFQGPKGTGKKEAGLLLAKSYFCQYKEDHKPCDACRDCRRIDSGNHPDVHMIVPDGQSIKKEQIAHLQKEFTYTGLESNQKVYILQSADTMTTNAANQLLKFLEEPKRSTLAILLTENGQSILNTIRSRCQIMSFKSLNTDQLEKQLAASGMSESFRKLTASLTNDLEEAQAMAEDDWFAKGRSIVIKLIKVLLEEKDEAFLFLHQQWLPHFQDKEQNQLGLDLLLIWYRDFVSYTIEREEAIIYTDEKKKFENFSFSLSRHQATQALKQISEAKNKLKANVNPALVMEELVLQLQR
- a CDS encoding AbrB/MazE/SpoVT family DNA-binding domain-containing protein; translation: MKSTGIVRKVDELGRVVIPIELRRTLDIHEKDSLEIYVDDDQIVLKKYAPSNTCLLTGEVSDDNISFADGKLTLSKQAAEQLLSELKDKVDA
- a CDS encoding tRNA1(Val) (adenine(37)-N6)-methyltransferase, which codes for MVKLKDDERLDYLLSEEDMRIIQSPTIFAFSLDAVLLSKFAYVPIKKGNILDLCTGNGVIPLLLSRRSKAKITGVEIQNRLHDMALRNVELNKLNEQIQMVKGDLRDMPERLGHGTYDVVTCNPPYFQTQTKEGRNLNDYQAIARHEIYGNLEDVVKSCSKLVRPGGKVALVHRPGRLVDLITYFRKYRLEPKRIQLVYPKFGREANTLLIEGTRDGKADTRILPPLYVYNEEDEYTEELQEILYGNR
- a CDS encoding YaaR family protein, giving the protein MGLKIGQEIRSQLDPSQKNPPLKSVQGNNFHSAIRTEQQQMRETELKRLLEQITAQGDKVARFRSFKDLSKFKGLVKQFVKEAVQYGLDLKQTRNFSMNGQSRKLTTVDTIDEKLVELTDSVFDQEKKSMDILEQIGEIKGLLVNLYT
- the tmk gene encoding dTMP kinase codes for the protein MKGLFITFEGGEGAGKTSIIEELNEKLLEKGYQTIKTREPGGIKISEKIREVILDRSHTEMDARTEALLYAAARRQHLAEKVIPKLEQGFIILCDRFIDSSLVYQGYARGLGIEDVYDINRFAIQDCMPDVTFLLDIPPEKGLERIRGNAEREQNRLDLEELSFHKKVHEGYQLIADRFPERIRRIDAGQPFNQVLEASVKELDAYLR
- a CDS encoding sigma factor G inhibitor Gin yields the protein MSEQTITKKLCNVCNKEKTKGIKVYTAFICSDCEQEMIQTEPGDENYQYFVDRLKVINQLTQFS
- a CDS encoding cyclic-di-AMP receptor — encoded protein: MKLLLAVVQDKDVNRLTDALSEENFQTTKLSSTGGFLREGNTTLIIGVDDDRVDPALDIIRKNCSHREQMVAPISPMGGNADSYIPKPVKIEVGGATVFVLPVDAFYQF
- a CDS encoding aminotransferase class I/II-fold pyridoxal phosphate-dependent enzyme, coding for MSDSQSQLPLFQVLLKHAGLDASSFHVPGHKNGMIFSDEGYDVFKSILPYDLTEITGLDDLHHPESAIKEAQELTAQLYDVESTFFLVGGTTAGNLAMILSVCGPEDCIIVQRNCHKSIMNAIELAGAKPVFISPVYEEQTGRYSRINVSTVQETLADYPYAKALVLTYPDYFGHTYNIQPMIEAAHQYQIPVLVDEAHGAHFILGNPFPLSSVSLGADIVVQSAHKMLPALTMSSYLHFQSSLVSKDKIRHYLQMVQSSSPSYPLMASLDLARHFLAHIDEGQIKQMVTHANQIRGILDQSTLWDVVPVYNQVDDPLKITLQIHPGVEAQRVLHTFEQRKVYPELATTSHLLLISGLGMNERDLQRISRVVNNFDHQLKTGKGHGKIEETAVYPVEISELPYSLNDLHKMDNIWATWEHAIGKLAGEMIIPYPPGVPLLIKGERIERWHRDVMLSCLKAGQHIQSESNDLYKGLRTFVE
- the yabA gene encoding DNA replication initiation control protein YabA, whose translation is MNKKELFDRFTYLEKQIGELHEQFGELKGNLVQLIEENHHLSVENHHLRKRLESEHDQNVEQKDKENGVPDDEEATQSAVGEGYDNLARIYEEGFHICNVHFGSPRGDEDCLFCLLFLNKQA
- the rsmI gene encoding 16S rRNA (cytidine(1402)-2'-O)-methyltransferase; the protein is MQIQKSYENHEEGVLYIVPTPIGNLEDITFRALRTLKEVDIIAAEDTRQTQKLLNHFEISTPTMSYHEHNKGSAGHKIVGFLEAHKQVALVSDAGMPVISDPGFEMITEANRIGRVIVLPGANAALCALIGSGLPAEQFYFYGFLPRKKKELKAVLDDLKYIKATLVFYESPHRIKETVKGLESSLGSERRMVLARELTKRYEEYIRGTSQEVLQWLGSEEAQIRGEFCVVVEGSNEDRLEEEKWWDGLSITEHVNAYIQNQDMTNKDAIKQTAKDRGMQKREVYQIFHQS